A stretch of Lysinibacillus agricola DNA encodes these proteins:
- a CDS encoding ABC transporter permease produces the protein MIKYILKRLMYILLALFVIVTVTFFLMRLAPGSPFASERNFPPQIEEKLNETYGLNNPWYIQYKDYLIDTATFNFGESMKYKARSTNDMISESFPVSLTLGIEAMLLAIGFGILIGVVSALYHNKFPDYLATSFAVLFISVPSFILAGLMQYFLAYKLDWFPISGWKGFSYSILPALAIALTHMGFIAKLTRSSMLEQNNSDYVKMARAKGIGKWTIVFRHTLRNALLPVVTYLGPLTAAVVTGSFIVEQIFAIPGLGKHFVQSITNRDYTVIMGTTVFYSIILLFAVLIVDILYSVIDPRIKLKGAKK, from the coding sequence GTGATTAAATATATTTTGAAAAGGCTGATGTATATACTTCTCGCGCTTTTCGTCATCGTAACGGTTACGTTTTTCTTAATGCGTCTCGCTCCAGGTAGTCCTTTTGCGAGTGAACGTAATTTCCCCCCTCAAATTGAGGAGAAGTTAAACGAAACGTATGGATTAAATAACCCTTGGTATATACAATATAAAGATTATTTAATCGATACGGCCACTTTCAATTTCGGTGAGTCAATGAAATATAAAGCGCGTTCTACAAATGATATGATTTCTGAAAGTTTCCCTGTTTCGTTAACATTAGGGATTGAAGCTATGCTACTAGCAATTGGATTCGGTATTTTAATAGGCGTAGTTTCCGCGCTATATCATAATAAGTTCCCGGATTATTTGGCAACGTCCTTTGCGGTGCTATTTATTTCAGTACCTTCATTTATCTTAGCGGGTTTAATGCAGTATTTCTTAGCCTATAAGCTAGATTGGTTCCCAATTAGTGGATGGAAAGGCTTTTCTTATAGTATACTACCAGCCCTTGCAATCGCTTTAACACACATGGGCTTTATCGCAAAATTAACACGTTCAAGTATGCTTGAACAAAACAATAGTGACTATGTAAAAATGGCTCGTGCAAAAGGGATTGGAAAATGGACAATCGTTTTCCGTCACACTTTACGTAACGCTCTACTTCCAGTTGTCACTTACCTTGGTCCATTAACAGCGGCTGTTGTAACAGGTAGTTTCATTGTTGAGCAAATTTTCGCTATTCCTGGACTTGGAAAACACTTTGTACAAAGTATTACAAACCGTGACTATACAGTAATCATGGGTACGACTGTGTTCTATTCCATCATCCTTTTATTTGCGGTGTTAATCGTTGATATTTTATATAGTGTGATTGATCCGCGTATTAAACTGAAAGGAGCGAAAAAATAA
- the opp4C gene encoding oligopeptide ABC transporter permease translates to MTLVTDRKVLTPKTPKKKPSPWVIARRKFVKNKLAMISLIFLLLVIILSFLAPYITTKDIVRVDFMKISLPPSSEHWLGTDTNGRDVFTRMLYAGRSSLTVGLGCMLFIVIIGTAIGAISGYFGGKIEQMLMRFTDFVLMFPFLVFVIVINTILSGKISGLWTLVIVISLLSWGTVARIVRSRVLAEKENEYILAAQSIGCKPSKIIIKHLLPNVASTIIVQATLLMAVTIVAESSLSFLGFGVPADTPSWGNMLFEARNSDVLKDKLWMWVPPATAITLVILSINFIGEGLKDALNPKSRR, encoded by the coding sequence ATGACATTGGTAACTGATCGAAAAGTATTAACTCCAAAAACACCAAAGAAAAAGCCCTCGCCGTGGGTGATAGCGAGACGAAAGTTCGTTAAAAATAAATTAGCTATGATTAGTCTTATTTTTTTACTACTAGTTATCATCCTATCGTTTTTAGCTCCGTATATTACAACAAAAGATATTGTACGTGTCGACTTTATGAAAATAAGTCTTCCTCCATCAAGTGAGCATTGGTTAGGAACAGATACGAATGGACGTGATGTTTTTACTAGAATGCTCTACGCAGGAAGATCATCTTTAACGGTTGGGTTAGGCTGTATGCTTTTTATTGTAATAATCGGAACAGCAATTGGCGCGATTTCAGGGTATTTTGGGGGAAAAATAGAACAAATGTTAATGCGATTTACTGATTTCGTATTAATGTTTCCATTTTTAGTATTCGTTATTGTTATAAATACTATCCTTTCAGGAAAAATATCTGGTTTATGGACATTAGTAATTGTCATTTCACTTTTAAGCTGGGGAACCGTTGCAAGGATAGTGCGAAGTAGGGTGCTAGCTGAAAAGGAAAATGAGTATATATTAGCAGCACAATCAATTGGCTGTAAACCTTCAAAAATAATCATTAAGCATTTATTGCCCAACGTTGCCTCGACGATTATTGTACAAGCAACATTATTAATGGCTGTAACAATCGTTGCAGAATCCAGTTTAAGCTTTTTAGGATTTGGTGTACCGGCTGATACACCTAGCTGGGGTAATATGCTATTTGAGGCTAGAAACTCAGATGTACTAAAGGATAAGCTTTGGATGTGGGTACCACCTGCAACAGCCATAACGTTAGTTATTTTGTCAATCAACTTTATCGGAGAAGGCTTAAAGGATGCTTTAAATCCAAAATCAAGAAGGTAA
- the opp4B gene encoding oligopeptide ABC transporter permease — translation MLQYTLRRLLGMIPLLLLISLVVFFLAKMMPGDPFAGEIDPSNTNPQYIEEMREKLGYNDPIIMQYGRWIANFAQGIFGKSTVYKKPAAEIIAQRIPNTIFLALTSLVFTYIFAFIMGMYAGRKPYTLGDNLIATYNYLALAIPSFVAGIVAIYFFSFKLGWFPFNGSVGVGIEAGSLEYYLSRFHHVLLPALILGLMGTASYTQFLRNDIIENSRKDFVRTARAKGTKESKIYNKHILRNSIIPIITFLGFDIATLISGAVITETIFTYPGIGALFLESVGRRDYAVMMSITMLLSFLTLFGNLVADILYGVVDPRIRLD, via the coding sequence ATGCTTCAATACACACTTCGAAGATTACTTGGCATGATCCCATTGCTACTCCTTATTTCGTTAGTGGTGTTCTTTTTAGCAAAAATGATGCCAGGAGATCCGTTTGCTGGTGAAATTGATCCGTCTAATACGAATCCACAATACATCGAAGAAATGAGAGAAAAATTAGGCTATAATGATCCAATTATCATGCAATATGGTAGATGGATTGCTAATTTTGCACAAGGGATTTTCGGAAAATCTACTGTTTATAAAAAACCAGCTGCAGAGATTATTGCTCAGCGAATACCTAATACAATATTTTTAGCATTAACATCATTAGTTTTCACGTACATTTTTGCATTTATTATGGGGATGTATGCTGGAAGAAAACCTTATACTCTCGGGGATAATTTAATTGCGACTTATAATTATTTAGCTTTAGCAATTCCATCGTTTGTAGCGGGAATTGTTGCTATTTACTTTTTCTCCTTTAAACTAGGATGGTTCCCTTTCAATGGCTCCGTAGGTGTAGGCATAGAAGCGGGAAGTTTAGAATATTACTTGAGTAGGTTCCATCATGTTTTATTACCGGCACTTATATTAGGATTAATGGGGACGGCATCCTATACTCAATTTTTACGAAATGACATTATTGAAAATAGTAGGAAGGATTTCGTAAGAACTGCGAGAGCAAAAGGAACAAAGGAATCAAAAATCTATAACAAACATATTTTAAGGAATTCAATTATTCCAATTATTACGTTTCTTGGTTTTGATATCGCAACATTAATCAGCGGTGCGGTCATAACAGAAACTATCTTTACTTATCCAGGAATAGGCGCACTCTTCTTAGAATCCGTTGGAAGAAGAGATTATGCAGTCATGATGTCGATAACTATGTTACTTTCGTTTTTAACACTTTTTGGGAATTTAGTGGCGGATATATTATATGGTGTAGTAGATCCGCGTATTAGACTGGATTAA
- a CDS encoding ABC transporter ATP-binding protein, with the protein MKQTAIKQNKGNLLELIDLKTYYPIKGGFFKHTVGYVKAVDNISFSIKNGETLGLVGESGCGKSTTGRTILRLLDSTEGKIIFNGQDITKLQGKSLREIRKDIQMVFQDPYASLNPMQMVGSIIAEPIMNFHKKSLKSLKNEVMELLQKVGLPEDAYYKYGHEFSGGQRQRIGIARALALRPKLIIADEPVSALDVSVQSQVLNLLKELQDEFDLTFLFIAHDLSVVKHMSDRIGVMYLGNIVEIADKEHIYEEPLHPYTQALISAIPVPDPRKKSSRIVLEGDIPSPANPPKGCPFHPRCPKAMAECSLSKPTLKEVKQGHRVACHLY; encoded by the coding sequence ATGAAGCAAACAGCAATTAAACAAAATAAAGGAAATTTATTGGAGTTAATTGATTTAAAAACCTATTACCCGATTAAAGGTGGATTTTTCAAACATACAGTTGGCTATGTTAAAGCAGTTGATAATATTTCTTTTTCAATAAAAAATGGTGAAACATTAGGATTAGTTGGCGAATCTGGCTGTGGAAAGTCAACAACAGGTCGGACTATTTTAAGATTGTTAGACTCAACGGAAGGAAAAATCATTTTTAACGGCCAGGATATTACAAAATTACAAGGGAAATCATTAAGGGAAATAAGGAAAGATATCCAAATGGTGTTTCAAGATCCTTATGCATCGTTAAATCCTATGCAAATGGTAGGTAGTATCATAGCTGAACCGATCATGAATTTCCATAAAAAATCACTGAAATCTTTAAAAAATGAAGTGATGGAGCTTTTACAAAAAGTAGGTTTACCAGAAGATGCTTATTACAAGTATGGACATGAATTTTCAGGTGGTCAGCGTCAACGGATTGGTATTGCGAGAGCACTTGCACTTAGGCCAAAACTAATTATAGCAGATGAACCAGTTTCAGCCTTAGACGTATCTGTACAATCTCAGGTTCTTAATCTGCTAAAAGAGTTACAGGATGAGTTTGACTTAACATTTTTATTTATTGCTCATGATTTAAGTGTTGTAAAACATATGAGTGATCGAATCGGTGTTATGTATTTAGGAAATATTGTGGAGATTGCAGATAAGGAACATATTTATGAGGAACCACTGCATCCTTATACACAGGCATTAATCTCTGCAATTCCAGTACCTGATCCGAGGAAAAAGAGTAGCCGTATTGTATTAGAGGGGGATATTCCTAGTCCGGCTAATCCTCCTAAAGGATGCCCTTTCCATCCACGGTGTCCGAAAGCAATGGCAGAGTGTTCATTATCAAAACCAACCTTAAAGGAGGTGAAGCAGGGGCATAGAGTTGCATGCCATTTATATTAA
- a CDS encoding ABC transporter ATP-binding protein, with translation MSLMLEVKNLKTGFDIDGEIYHAVDDVSFSVKSGQIVGVVGESGCGKSVMSLSIMQLLPKGIGKITGGEIKFHGKNIENHSNDEMNKIRGKDISMIFQEPMTSLNPVFTIGSQIEEIMLNHNKISKAEAKSKAIELLKQVGIPRAEKIIDEYPHQLSGGMRQRVMIAIAIACQPRLLIADEPTTALDVTVQAQILDLLKNIQEKNNMSIVLITHDLGVVAEMCDEVIIMYAGKVVERTNVDNLFYNPKHPYTKLLMASIPRIDTEVNELTTIKGIVPSLKNMPQVGCRFVDRCPSAMPECSNVTPQLAFVDDNHEVSCLLFEGCNSRKGVS, from the coding sequence ATGAGCTTAATGTTAGAAGTGAAAAACCTAAAAACTGGTTTTGATATAGATGGAGAAATATATCATGCAGTGGATGATGTTTCATTTTCGGTTAAATCAGGCCAGATCGTTGGAGTAGTTGGTGAATCAGGATGTGGAAAAAGTGTAATGTCTCTTTCTATTATGCAACTACTTCCTAAAGGAATTGGTAAAATCACTGGTGGAGAAATAAAATTTCATGGGAAGAACATAGAAAATCATTCGAACGACGAGATGAATAAAATTAGGGGAAAAGATATTAGTATGATTTTCCAAGAACCTATGACATCCTTAAACCCTGTTTTTACTATAGGCTCGCAAATTGAAGAAATTATGCTTAATCATAATAAGATTTCTAAGGCTGAGGCTAAAAGTAAAGCGATTGAATTATTAAAACAGGTTGGGATTCCCAGAGCTGAAAAAATTATAGATGAATATCCTCATCAATTGTCAGGCGGTATGAGACAAAGAGTAATGATTGCTATCGCCATCGCTTGTCAACCTAGGCTTTTAATAGCGGATGAACCAACTACTGCACTTGATGTAACAGTACAAGCACAAATACTAGATTTACTGAAAAATATTCAAGAGAAAAATAACATGTCGATTGTACTGATAACGCACGATTTAGGCGTAGTTGCGGAAATGTGTGATGAAGTAATTATTATGTATGCAGGGAAGGTCGTAGAACGGACAAATGTTGATAACTTGTTTTACAATCCCAAACACCCATATACAAAGCTCTTGATGGCATCGATTCCAAGAATAGATACAGAAGTTAATGAGTTAACCACTATTAAAGGTATAGTACCTTCTTTAAAAAATATGCCTCAAGTAGGCTGCCGTTTTGTTGATAGATGCCCGTCGGCTATGCCTGAATGTAGCAATGTTACGCCGCAACTTGCCTTCGTAGATGACAATCATGAAGTCTCTTGTTTACTTTTTGAAGGCTGTAATTCTAGAAAGGGTGTGAGCTGA
- the opp4A gene encoding oligopeptide ABC transporter substrate-binding protein — protein sequence MKKSALWAFMLMLVMALFLTACNNDNSTTDKEKEKGKDDSTKTSETAKSGVVTFGTDQAPEGVYDPAYSGSIVDSYIQDFTMEGIYSVNDELEYIPNFAKWEISEDKLTYTFTFEKGVKWHNGEELTVDDWVFALETVADPDYDGPRFNYVEGVKGAKAKKLGKAETIEGIEVVDPYTVKITFEEVEVNNLEKLWSYPMPKKHYEGIAVKDLGESKQVRETPVGLGAFKVKKVVEGEYSELERFDDYWKGKPQLDGIIVKTIDPSLTAGAFQNGEIDIMDIKPQAVKELSALDNVRIEETNGVSYSYIGLRFGHRDKATLTNVADFDKFKSKELRQALLYAINRPAMIDAFLEGKAEVANTVIPRTFWTAAEESELNQYEYNPEKAKELLKAAGYVDKDGDGFVEDPSGQPFKISFGHYAGPAAFEGRSQAIIQAWNDVGVKTEQATGTLIEFNLYNDMKDNDDAALEAFFGAWVTGADPDPSGLWGNDAEWNYGRYVDATNQKLIKQALSEEAFDKDKRKKTYVEWQKYFNEELPALPLWENIDLYAINNRLQGVHVNAVGFQTDVHKWSIKE from the coding sequence ATGAAAAAATCAGCATTATGGGCTTTCATGCTTATGCTAGTTATGGCTTTGTTTTTAACAGCATGTAATAACGACAACTCGACAACTGACAAAGAAAAGGAAAAAGGCAAGGATGATTCCACAAAGACTAGTGAAACAGCGAAAAGTGGAGTTGTAACTTTCGGTACTGACCAAGCGCCTGAGGGTGTTTATGATCCAGCCTATTCAGGTAGTATTGTAGACAGTTATATTCAAGATTTTACAATGGAAGGTATCTATTCTGTAAATGATGAATTGGAATATATTCCCAATTTTGCAAAGTGGGAAATTAGTGAGGATAAATTAACTTATACGTTTACATTTGAGAAGGGTGTAAAATGGCATAATGGTGAAGAGTTAACAGTTGATGACTGGGTATTTGCATTAGAAACAGTAGCAGATCCAGATTACGATGGCCCTCGTTTCAATTATGTTGAAGGTGTTAAAGGGGCAAAGGCAAAAAAATTGGGGAAAGCTGAAACAATCGAAGGTATTGAGGTTGTTGATCCATACACAGTGAAAATTACTTTTGAGGAAGTAGAAGTTAATAACCTAGAAAAACTTTGGTCTTATCCAATGCCAAAGAAACATTATGAAGGTATTGCGGTTAAAGACTTAGGTGAATCTAAACAGGTTCGTGAAACTCCTGTTGGTTTAGGAGCATTTAAAGTGAAAAAAGTTGTAGAGGGCGAATATTCTGAATTAGAGCGTTTTGATGATTACTGGAAGGGCAAACCGCAGCTTGACGGTATAATTGTAAAAACAATTGACCCATCATTAACAGCTGGTGCGTTCCAAAACGGAGAAATTGACATCATGGATATTAAACCACAAGCTGTAAAAGAATTGTCAGCATTAGATAACGTACGCATTGAAGAAACGAATGGTGTAAGTTACTCATATATTGGTCTTCGTTTTGGTCATCGTGATAAAGCTACTCTTACAAATGTAGCTGATTTTGATAAGTTTAAATCAAAAGAATTGCGTCAAGCACTATTATACGCAATTAACCGTCCAGCAATGATCGATGCTTTCTTAGAAGGAAAAGCTGAAGTTGCAAATACTGTGATTCCTCGTACTTTTTGGACTGCAGCGGAGGAGTCAGAATTAAATCAATATGAATACAATCCAGAAAAGGCTAAAGAGCTTCTTAAGGCTGCAGGTTATGTAGATAAAGATGGCGATGGCTTTGTAGAAGATCCGAGTGGTCAGCCATTTAAAATTTCATTTGGCCACTATGCCGGTCCTGCTGCATTTGAGGGACGCTCTCAAGCAATTATTCAAGCTTGGAATGATGTCGGAGTGAAAACAGAACAAGCAACTGGTACTTTAATTGAGTTTAACTTATATAATGATATGAAAGATAATGATGATGCTGCATTAGAAGCATTCTTCGGCGCTTGGGTTACTGGCGCTGACCCTGATCCATCTGGTTTATGGGGGAATGATGCAGAATGGAACTATGGTCGCTACGTAGATGCTACGAACCAAAAATTGATAAAACAAGCCTTAAGTGAAGAAGCATTTGACAAAGATAAACGTAAGAAAACTTATGTGGAATGGCAAAAATACTTTAATGAAGAATTACCAGCCCTTCCATTGTGGGAAAATATAGATTTATATGCCATTAATAATCGACTACAGGGTGTTCATGTCAACGCTGTTGGTTTCCAAACAGATGTTCATAAATGGTCCATTAAGGAATAA
- a CDS encoding ABC transporter permease: MTQQHIEKDKFKIVGGNHEATEKLADKSVSFWKEVFIRFSHNKMAILGVIVLIIVILMATFVPIFSQYKASDQLGVFNSPPSKEFWFGTDDLGRDIFVRIWEGARISLFIGIAAAIIDLIIGVLWGSISGLAGGRVDNIMMRIADVLTAVPYLLVVIVLLVVMQPGLIPMIIALSITGWINMARIVRGEVLSIKNQEYVLAARTLGASTGHLILKHLIPNALGAILVTMTLTIPSAIFTESFLSYLGLGVPAPTASWGTMASDGNKAIANAPWRLIFPAVFISLTIFAFNAVGDGLRDALDPKLRK; this comes from the coding sequence ATGACACAGCAACATATTGAAAAAGATAAGTTTAAAATTGTTGGCGGAAATCATGAAGCTACTGAGAAATTAGCTGATAAATCAGTCTCCTTTTGGAAGGAAGTATTTATCCGTTTCTCTCATAATAAAATGGCCATCCTTGGAGTAATAGTCTTGATTATCGTTATATTAATGGCTACTTTTGTGCCCATTTTCTCTCAATACAAAGCAAGTGATCAACTTGGTGTTTTTAACTCTCCACCTTCAAAAGAGTTTTGGTTCGGTACTGATGATTTAGGTCGAGATATTTTTGTTCGTATTTGGGAAGGTGCACGTATCTCCCTATTTATTGGAATCGCCGCAGCGATTATTGACTTAATTATCGGTGTTCTTTGGGGAAGTATTTCAGGTTTAGCAGGCGGACGTGTTGATAATATTATGATGCGTATTGCCGATGTTTTAACTGCTGTACCTTACCTATTAGTAGTAATCGTGTTATTAGTTGTTATGCAGCCTGGTTTAATTCCCATGATTATCGCACTTTCAATTACTGGTTGGATTAACATGGCTCGTATTGTACGTGGTGAGGTCTTATCGATTAAAAACCAAGAATATGTACTTGCCGCTCGAACTTTAGGTGCTAGCACTGGACATTTAATATTAAAACACTTAATTCCTAATGCACTAGGTGCCATTTTAGTAACAATGACATTAACAATTCCATCTGCTATTTTCACAGAGTCATTCCTAAGTTACCTTGGTCTTGGGGTTCCTGCTCCAACAGCTTCTTGGGGTACAATGGCATCTGATGGGAATAAAGCGATTGCCAATGCGCCGTGGAGATTAATTTTCCCAGCAGTATTTATCTCACTAACAATTTTTGCGTTTAACGCAGTTGGTGACGGCTTACGTGATGCATTAGATCCAAAACTACGTAAATAA
- the pyrE gene encoding orotate phosphoribosyltransferase produces the protein MTLQNEIAHAMLKVGAVELNPTELFTWASGIQSPIYCDTRLTISDPVIRKQLANGLASLIKENFGATEIVAGTATAGIPHAAWVSDILDLPMVYVRSKAKEHGRGNQIEGKYAAGQKVVVVEDIVSTGGSSITAVEALRAAGCEVLGVVCVYTYNLPRAEQAFDEAGIQYASLTNFDYLIEAANESGAIKEGDIPFLKEWHAKLKAGEL, from the coding sequence ATGACATTACAAAATGAAATCGCACACGCTATGTTAAAGGTAGGCGCAGTAGAATTAAATCCAACAGAACTATTCACATGGGCATCAGGCATTCAATCACCAATCTACTGTGATACACGTCTAACAATTTCTGACCCTGTCATTCGTAAGCAATTAGCAAACGGTTTAGCATCTCTTATTAAAGAAAACTTCGGCGCAACAGAAATCGTAGCAGGTACAGCAACAGCAGGTATCCCACATGCTGCTTGGGTAAGCGATATTTTAGATTTACCAATGGTTTACGTACGTTCTAAAGCAAAAGAGCATGGCCGTGGTAACCAAATCGAAGGAAAATATGCAGCGGGTCAAAAAGTCGTAGTAGTAGAAGACATCGTTTCTACAGGCGGCTCATCCATTACAGCTGTAGAAGCCTTGCGCGCAGCAGGCTGTGAAGTACTAGGCGTTGTTTGTGTCTACACATACAACCTTCCACGTGCTGAACAAGCATTCGATGAGGCAGGCATTCAATATGCATCTCTAACAAACTTCGATTATTTAATTGAAGCAGCTAACGAATCAGGCGCAATTAAAGAAGGAGACATCCCATTCCTAAAAGAGTGGCATGCTAAATTGAAGGCTGGAGAGCTTTAA
- a CDS encoding ABC transporter ATP-binding protein, with protein sequence MSKTILEVKDLKINFKTYAGLVRAVRGVNFDLKEGETLAIVGESGSGKSVTSNALMKLIPQPPGIYESGQILFNGRDLVPLSDKEMSKIRGNEIAMIFQDPMTSLNPTMKVGRQITEVILQHKKVSKADAKKRAIELLTQVGIPFPEKRYNQYPHEFSGGMRQRVVIAIALAADPKLLIADEPTTALDVTIQAQILELMKEIQKNSKTSIIFITHDLGVVANVADRVAVMYAGQIVEYGTVNDIFYNPKHPYTWGLLGSMPDLDNDTDELLRTIPGSPPDLTNPPKGDAFAARNEFAMAIDYEQEPPMFQVSETHFAKTWLLHPDAPKIPLPDAVAKRIEGYLAKEAQEND encoded by the coding sequence ATGAGTAAAACAATTCTAGAAGTAAAAGATTTAAAAATAAACTTTAAAACGTATGCAGGGCTTGTTCGTGCTGTTCGTGGTGTAAACTTTGACTTAAAAGAAGGTGAAACACTAGCAATCGTTGGTGAATCAGGTTCTGGTAAGAGTGTTACGAGTAACGCATTAATGAAACTAATTCCACAGCCACCTGGTATTTATGAGTCAGGACAAATTTTATTTAATGGCCGTGATTTAGTGCCTTTAAGCGATAAAGAAATGTCAAAAATACGCGGAAATGAAATTGCAATGATTTTCCAAGATCCGATGACAAGCTTAAACCCGACGATGAAGGTCGGACGTCAAATAACAGAAGTTATTTTACAACATAAAAAAGTTTCAAAAGCTGATGCTAAAAAACGTGCAATCGAACTTTTAACACAGGTAGGTATCCCCTTCCCTGAAAAACGTTATAACCAATACCCGCATGAGTTTTCAGGCGGTATGCGTCAACGTGTTGTTATTGCCATCGCACTTGCAGCTGATCCAAAGCTTCTAATTGCCGATGAACCAACAACTGCATTAGACGTTACCATTCAAGCGCAAATTTTAGAACTAATGAAAGAAATCCAAAAAAATTCGAAAACATCTATCATTTTCATTACTCACGATTTAGGTGTCGTTGCAAACGTTGCCGATCGAGTTGCAGTTATGTATGCAGGACAAATCGTCGAATATGGTACTGTTAATGATATTTTCTATAATCCTAAGCACCCATATACATGGGGTCTACTTGGTTCAATGCCAGACCTAGATAACGATACTGATGAGCTATTACGTACGATTCCTGGTTCACCACCAGATCTGACTAATCCACCAAAAGGTGATGCGTTTGCTGCTCGTAATGAATTCGCAATGGCTATTGACTATGAGCAAGAGCCTCCGATGTTCCAAGTAAGTGAAACACATTTTGCAAAAACTTGGTTGTTGCATCCTGACGCGCCAAAAATTCCGCTTCCAGATGCGGTTGCTAAACGTATTGAAGGGTATTTAGCAAAGGAGGCACAAGAAAATGACTAA
- a CDS encoding ABC transporter ATP-binding protein has protein sequence MTNSGAKKILEIKNLKQHFGSPSNPIKAVDGISFDVYEGETLGLVGESGCGKSTTGRSIIRLYDITDGEIIFDGESVQGKKSKNDLKKFNREMQMIFQDPYASLNPRMTAGEIIGEAFEIHGLHKDKKVRREKINQLLEAVGLNKEHANRYAHEFSGGQRQRIGIARALSLDPKFIIADEPISALDVSIQAQVVNLLKELQKERGLTYLFIAHDLSMVKYISDRIAVMYRGKIMEIGKADDIYNHPVHPYTKSLLSAIPLPDPMSEKRRQRIPYKHTEVDDSATYHEVGDQHYVYGTADLVKTWVADR, from the coding sequence ATGACTAATTCGGGTGCAAAAAAAATTCTTGAAATCAAAAATTTAAAACAGCATTTCGGTTCACCAAGTAACCCTATTAAAGCTGTTGACGGCATTAGCTTCGATGTATATGAAGGTGAAACACTTGGTCTTGTAGGTGAATCGGGCTGTGGTAAATCAACAACAGGTCGTTCCATTATTCGCTTGTATGACATTACAGATGGTGAAATTATTTTCGATGGTGAGAGCGTCCAAGGGAAAAAATCTAAAAATGATTTAAAGAAATTTAATCGTGAAATGCAAATGATTTTCCAAGATCCCTATGCTTCATTAAACCCTCGTATGACAGCTGGGGAAATCATTGGTGAAGCCTTTGAAATTCACGGGCTTCACAAGGATAAAAAAGTGCGTCGTGAAAAAATTAATCAACTGCTAGAGGCTGTTGGTTTAAACAAAGAGCACGCAAACCGCTATGCACACGAATTCTCTGGCGGTCAACGTCAACGTATTGGAATTGCACGTGCGCTAAGCTTAGATCCTAAGTTTATCATCGCCGATGAACCTATTTCTGCACTTGACGTATCGATTCAAGCGCAAGTTGTTAACTTATTAAAAGAACTGCAAAAAGAACGTGGCTTAACATATCTTTTCATTGCCCATGACTTATCAATGGTTAAGTATATCAGTGACCGTATCGCTGTTATGTACCGTGGTAAAATTATGGAAATCGGTAAAGCAGATGATATTTACAATCACCCTGTTCATCCGTATACAAAATCATTATTATCGGCAATTCCACTTCCTGACCCAATGTCAGAAAAACGCCGTCAACGTATTCCGTACAAGCATACAGAGGTTGACGATAGCGCAACATACCATGAAGTTGGCGATCAGCATTACGTTTATGGTACTGCAGATCTTGTGAAAACTTGGGTTGCTGATCGATAA